The following are from one region of the Biomphalaria glabrata chromosome 12, xgBioGlab47.1, whole genome shotgun sequence genome:
- the LOC129922193 gene encoding uncharacterized protein LOC129922193, with protein sequence MDEQAARSSGQVKRPHAETGTKQSSAKCPRIECQAPGCQLVNKELNILKKMTAESYLSQVNRLTNLENEIQVVQDEKNKMKKELDQLIANKKRKRNKLERAILEYVCPKCKRHYEPPVRAPMLLICGHQLCLACIPLQYHIALGILCPVCLHYVPENTEKYNLPLIQYLRMLYGALEMD encoded by the exons ATGGATGAACAGGCTGCAAGGTCAAGTGGGCAAG ttaagaGACCCCATGCTGAAACTGGTACCAAGCAGTCCAGTGCCAAATGTCCTCGAATCGAG TGTCAGGCCCCAGGATGTCAGCTAGTCAACAAAGAgctcaacattttgaaaaaaatgacagcTGAAAGCTATTTAagtcaa GTTAACAGACTAACAAATCTTGAAAATGAAATTCAAGTTGTacaagatgaaaaaaataaaatgaaaaaggagTTAGACCAGCtaattgctaataaaaaaaggaaaagaaacaaGTTGGAAAGA gcTATTTTAGAATATGTCTGTCCAAAATGCAAACGTCACTATGAGCCACCAGTAAGGGCACCCATGCTGTTGATATGTGGACATCAACTTTGTCTCGCCTGTATTCCATTGCAGTACCATATTGCCCTTGGCATCCTGTGTCCAGTTTGTTTACATTATGTTCCTGAAAATAcggaaaaatataatttaccaTTGATACAATATCTAAGGATGTTGTATGGAGCTTTAGAAATGGATTAA